The DNA window GTTTGTGACAAAGTGTGTGTGACTTCagtaatttttgttgaaataataaactaagttaaaaacaaaagcaccCTTTCACATACCCAGTGCTCACAGCCAAAGCAGAGCAGACCCAGAGCAGTGAGACTGCAGGAGATCACCCAGCGAGGGCAGGCTCCCCAGATCAATGCCCCACCCTGTGGAGCCCAGCCTGGGGGTGGCTCCTAACACGAGcccggcagggctgggggctgccaaGAGCACATGcccccttctctgcctctccctggtGTTGGGGAGGTATGAGAGAGTCCAGCTGCCCACATGTCCCTCAGGCCTTCCTGAGAGCCACAAAGTGGCCTCAGCCTGACCTGACCTGGGCCTGCCCAGGGCCCATGCAAACCGCAGAATCCAGGAAATGGCCTCAATGTCAAAGTCCCGAGACGCAGCCACAGACAAGGACACGGGCTGCCTGAGGGCACCCAGGCACACCTGCTCGGCGCACGAGGCCTCTgcgtgcccccccccccgcccccaccccagcaccGCTGAGCAGGGGACTCAGGTTACCCGTGGCTGTGCCGGGTCAGGCCTCAAGCGGACAGCCAGCCTCCAGCTCACCGCTCACCGTTCCAGAGGCCCAGCCCAGCACAAGCGGGAAGTCCCCACGGCCAGGACAGCCACCACTAAGGGCAGACATGGGGACGCTGACACAGAAGCTGCCCCGAGTCAGCAGTTGGCCTGGGCCGCTCCCAGGAACCCAAGTGCCATGTGGCTCAGCAGGGACAGAGGCTCTGTGGCCAGCAaccccagggcaggggtgggtggaaTAAAGCCCCATGTTCCCCAGTGACCCTTGACCTCTGCCCTGTCCCGAGGGCCCTGGAGAAGGGGGTCAGGAGGAGGCTATCCTGAGCCTCCAGAAATGTCTGCAGACCCCAGCAGACAGATCTGTGCCCCTGTCCCAGATCACCTCATTTCCCCCATGCTAACTAGGGAACCCACTGGGTGGCCGGcaccctgtccccaccccaacccctccccccccataCTCGGACACTCCTCTGACCCCAAGCCCCATGAATCGCAAGCTCTCCAGGCCATCCCTAAGCATCTGTCCTCCACATAAGGGGGGCAGAGAACCCTGAGCCTGACAGGTGCCAAGGTGGTATTTTCGAGGTCGACCTGGACTACAGACCTCCACCGCAAGTCACACACACTCAGGACAGGACCCAGGGCAGGTGGAGAAGCCAGAACCCTCGCCTGCCCACCGTCCAGAGCTCTCAGGCTCCTGGGCAGGCAGTCAGGGGCCCAGGCGTCCCCTGCTCAGGGCACAGACAGGTGGGACACACCGCACCGGGGTGCGCAGGCACGGGGAGGCACCGCCCGGGTCACAGCCCCAGGATCTGCACCGCCTGGCGCAGACAGGTGCCCACACGCGCGCCCGCGCACAGGCCCTGTGGCCCACTGACCCGAAGTCCTGGTCCATGGACTTGAAGAAGAATTTGTAGGCGTGCACGGGCCGGTTGCTGAGCACGTTCTTGAAGTCGGCCAGCGTGACGCGCTCGGGCGCCACGGGCAGCTTGACCAGGTACGGCGTCTCCTCCTCGTCCATGTGATAGATGATCTTGGTCTCCGCCATGGCGCGGCGCTCAGGCCCGGCCCGGGCCTTGGACGCGGGCGCCTCCCCGCCGCCGGCCCGCGCCCCGCCCGCGCGCCGCTCCCGGCCCAGCCGCGACCAggcccccgcgcccccgcccggcCGCTCCGGCCCCGCCCGCCCTGCCGGCCtcagccccggccccggccccgcgcACACCCCGGCTGCTGCCCCGCCGCCCGCGGCCACCCATGCGCCCCCAGCCCGGGACGCAGGCAGGGAGGGCGCGAGGCCCGCCGCGTCCGcgcgccccgccgccgccccctcgGGCCGCGCGTTAAAGGGACCGCGGGCCCTGCTGCGCGCGGCCGCGGGGGGCGCCAGAGAGCGGCGGGCCTGACGTCACCGGGCTGCCCGCggcccgggggcggggctgcGCACGCGCGGGCGCGGCGAGGGCGGGGCCTCCCTGCCTGCGTCCAGGCCCAGAGACCCTGGCGCGCGCGTCTCGCGGCCGCGGCGTGCACAGGCTGGCAGCCCTCGGCGCCCAGCTCTCGGCCCTTGGGCGGCCGGGCGCGCCCCGCggggaggaggtgggtgggggcccTCAGGAAGCTCTGCACCCGGACTGGAGCCCTCGGAGGGGTTCCGCGCGGCCAGGCTCCGGTCCTCCTCCTCTTCAGAGTCCGGAGGCGCCGTGGTCACATCGGCGGGCTGCGGGAGCACCGCGGGAAGCTGAGAATTGTGTCCGGGCCGGAGCCGACGACACTCGGTCACATTGCGCCCCCGTGCCAGCTCCGAGTTGGCGCGCCCTCTGCCGGGTCGCACGGGGGTTCCGAGAAACACGGGCCAAGTGAATGCCGGTGCACGCGTGGACGAGGGAATGCAAGTGTGAGCACGTGTATGTGATGCTCAGGCGACAGCGGGGTCAGTGCGGGCAGCTGTGCGCACGCAGGGGCACGGTGCTTCTGGCAGCAGGTGTAGGGATCCTTTTCCTGGCCGCTGTCCATCGAACCTGCCTGGGGTCCTCCTGCCTGGGGTCAAGGGAGACTCGGAGCAGCGCCCCTCCGGCTGTGAAGGGTCCAGCCCAATGGGGAGAGCGGCTCTCCCTACCCCACCCAAGGAGGAAAACTTGAGGCCACTAGAAGGAGGCCCACGCTGGCAAGAGTGAGAAGGGAGAGGCCCTAGGATGCGGCCTGAGAGTTTTGCCGGTGGGCGGCACATGCTGCTGTGAGGCCCGTCCCCAGCGCCCCCCCTTGAAGCTGGCTGGAGCTGGGACTCTCCCATCTGTCAGGTCACGACCATCCTCACGCAGTGGGCCAGCACAAGAAGAGACCTCATTAGTCCATCACTGACTGGAGGAGCCAGAGTTTGGCCGTAAGTCCCTGAGTCCAGGCCGGGGACCACCCCCAGGTGAACCTAGGCAGGGGTCCTGACCTCCACTCACCTGGGCTCTGTGAGGTGGGCACCCGCTCGGCCAAGCCTGGGCTTTCTCCCCTCGGGGCTCAGTTTCCCCAGGCAGGACTGCCTTAGAGGAAGGGTGCACCATGGCTCTCTTCTGGGTGTTCAGGGTTAGGAAGACTCTTGAGAGCTCACCAGGGGACCAGATCCCCCAGGCCAGGCACAAATGGCTGCCAGTCACACAGATGCAGGGGCTCTGATGCCTCAGCTGCACTCCTGCCCCTGAACCTCTCTCCCACCTGACCACCTGACCCTCAGCCCAAGTCACAGGACAGAGGCTGGTAGCCAGAGGCCAATCCCGGGACTGATGCTGATGTGGTCGGGCTGGGGCCCTGCAAGGGGCCTGAGTGTGTGGCCAGAACCTGAGCCCTGACAGGGAGGGCCTTGTCCAGTGGCATGTGGCCACTGTGGGACCGGGGGTCACTGGGCTGGGGGGAGTCACAGCTCCgtgccccagcctccctccctgcctttgccACTGTGGGGTCCTTGTGGGGGTGTGATGAGAAAGCAGCTATTTTGAGTTATTGCCCAGGTATTTTACTGTATGACAATCCTCACATCCAGAACCTGGACATTTAGATGAGGACCCAAGCTCAGGATTCCCACCACAAGTTCCTGCCTTGCTTTTTTCCTGGgcaccttttaaaataaccactcAGAGCTGAGCCCGTGAAAGTCAGTGAGTGCTGCTGCAACCACCTTACAAGTTCTAGGTGCTTGCTACCCTGCTGTCCATCTCCTGCTCACTGGTGACCTGGATGGAGGACTGCCCTTCCCCTGGCTCCCCGAGCACACACACCCCCCTGGATCTGTAAGGAACACATTTCATGACTCTATTTCTTTGTGTGAGGGCTTGAAACTGGGCCTTCATCAAAACGACCCCGGGGTTTTCACCTCCCCCAGGTGAGAGCTCGGATGCAGAGGGAGCCACCTGtggaccgccccccccccccccccccgccccgtgtgGGTGGCTTGTGCTTCCTCATTCAGCAGGTCATGATCTCAGCCCATCGCTCTGGGTTTTCCAACTTAGGGTGACAGtcgccccctcctgccccctgctgTCCCTGAGGGCCTTGGAGGATGGGGTCAGGGTTGGAGAAACAGGCTTCTTCCTACCgcagctcccctccctccccctcctgtcCTGCTGGCACCCCTCTGAGGGCTCTCCCGCTACCTGCTTCCTCCCCCTTTTTCCTCACTCACTGAGCCCATCCTGGCATCTGCTTCTCTTCTCAGAGGACTGGACTAATACAGTCTGCCCTCTGTCCTCACGTCCACCAACATGCTCCCCTCTCTCACGTCCAATAACCCCTCCGAAGAGGATCTGAAACTGCTTCACAACCAGGAGTAAGTGCACACAATCAGCTCTGATGTTGCCCTTCTCAGGACACCCAGACCCAGACTTCCCACCCAAAGGAATGGGTGATGACAGTAGGACTTCAGATGAAGGAGAACACTTGGGGGTCCCCAAGGGCCAGACTCTGCCCCCCGGGGAGATGGAGGGGAGCTGTAGAGGCATACCTGGGGCCAAGTCTAAAATCAGATGTGGTCTTTATTGAGATGATAGCAATTCCCCAGGATGAGCAAATGTGGGGTGTCAGGAGTGGCAGCACTGGCCACTCTAAAACCATCTTCACACCCCCTCCTGTCCTCAGCCAGAACAGAGTCAAATGAGGCCTCACCCCCAGACTCCAGCCCAAGGAGGGGCCGAGGGAAGGGAGTCAGGATCAGAAATCACATGGAGCCTAGTGACTGTCAAGGCAGCTTGCTGGAAACAGGGCTGAAGCAGGGTGGAAAGCAGAGAGGGGGCCCCAGGAAGCCGGACGCAGCACAGAGGGACACTAGCCCTGGGCCTGGAGTGCACGGTCCTCGGGTTACCATGCAGAGCCCAAGACAGCCTGGCAGCGTAACTCGGGGTGCCGTTGAGGGGAGCTGGCAGGCAGCTCCCCTAAGGACGGGGCAAGGAAGGGGTGGGAGTGCCAGGCCTGAGGCTGACCCCAGCTCCAAGAATCCCCACTGAGCCCCCTCACGCCCCTCTCCCTGCAGAGGTGGGGCTCCCAGGCcccagtgggcagaggccaggagagCCTGAGAGACTGGTGAACATCACCGGGGTCTTGGCCATGCGAGGAGGGAAGAGCACCGGCCGAGGCTGCTGAAGGGGCCCGGCTGCAGTGCCGGCAGAGTCCTAAGGAGCCCGCGATCGCATGTGAGGATCCGGTGGCCCCCAAGAAGGGTCTGGAGGCAGCCTCACCCTGCACCAGTCCAGGCCAAGTTCCAGGACAGCGGGACCAGCCGCTGGAAGGGGGGCCAGGTGAGCTGCATGGGGGGCAGGAAGAGTCTTCCGAGGTGGACAGACAAGAGCTGGCAGAGCTGCTGGCCCAGCCAGGAGCCCGGGGTCGCCTTATTTGCAGTACTCCTTCCGGAACTCTGGAAGCCAAGGGGACAGGCGGGtgtctgccctctgcccctctgCTGCGGGGGAAACAGGGCAGACTACCATCAGGACTGCCCAGGGACTTCTGGAGCACTGAGGTGGCAGGGGACTCCTGCCCGCAGGGCTGCGTGGTGTGTTGGGGCTCTGAGTGGGTGGCAAGAGGTACAGCCCAGCTCTGAGATGGGCAGGGGTCTCCCCCCGCACCTCAGCTCACCTTTGTCCAAGTCGATGCTCTTGGCGGGCAGGGGGCTGTGGGACAGCTCAACCCTCTCCTTCAGGAGGTTGTTTTTGTAACCTggtgcagggagagggcagggtgAGGCCTCAGAGACGTGCCTCCCTCACCCCAGGCCTGGGAGCCACAGTCTGCCCCTTTGGTCTCCCTCACCTAGTCGGATGTCCTCCCTCCTGTAAAGAGCCTGGTCCCTGGCAGCCGCAGCAAACTCCACCATGTTCACATCCTTCCTGGAAGCGGGAGGGTGGTGGGAGGTTAGAGCGGTGGGCAGGTCTGCCTGGTCCCCGGGAGAGCCGGAAGGGGCACTCACCCCTTGGACTTGGACTTCTTGTCGGAGTATTCGTAGCCTGGGGAGGGAGAGTCGTGTTGGGGGcagcctcccccttccccagcgcCCCCAGCCCAGGCAACGAGGCTCATGGGGCCCTCTGCTCGGGCCACTGCGCCCCAAGTCCCGCCTCCGGCCGGGGAAGACCTCCTAGCGCTGGCCTCAGCCCCGGCGTCGCGagcccccgccacccccccacTCACCTCCGCGGCGGCGCTGTCGGGTGGCCAGGATGACGGTGATGAGCAACAGGATGAAGAGCAGCAGCGTGGCCAGCACGTAGCCCAGCTGCTGGAAGAAGTGGGCCCGGCCCTCGGGCACGATGACGTTGATGACGCTGCGGCCGCGCGTCAGCGTGGGGTCTGCGGGGACCGGGCGGGGACCGCGTCAGGGGGCGCGCAGCGCGCCGACCCGGGCCGGCCTCAGCCCGCGGGGCCCTCCCCCCGCAACGCTGGAGTCCCTGATTTGGGGCCGGAGGGGGCCGCAGACGTGCCTCCTGCACCCGGGCCGGGCGCGCCGCTGTGGCTGGAGCCGTTGCCCGGCGAGTCCCGCGGGGGCGGCCGGGCAGCGGGCTCGGTGACCTTCAGGTGGAAGACGCGGCGCTCGTGCAGGCCGCAGTAGTGGTGGTGCAGGTGACAGGAGTAGGTGCCCTCGTCTGCCGGCTCCAGCGGGTCGATGCGCAGCGAGAAGTCGCCGCGCGCGAAGGCGTCCGCCCCCACCGCCACGCGCTCCCGCAGGAAGGGCGGCCCGTAGGCGCGGCGCTCGCCCGACGCGTACAGGTCGAGCAGGCGGTCCGCGCGGTCGTGCGGCACCCCGGGCGGCTGCCGGTCCCAGTGCACTACCTGCTGCGCCTCCTCCAGGTGCCGGTCGGTCCACACGTGCGCGCGGTTCACGCACGTCAGCAACGCGGGCGCGCCGCGCTCCACCGCCAGCACCTCCTTCTCGCCGTCCCAGTGCGCGCCGGCGGCCCAGGCTGGGGGAGCGAGGCCGGTCAGGGACCCCGGGCCGGCAGGGGGCCCAGAgggagcggggcgggggtgggagcgcacaggcgggggtgggggcacaCTCACGGTCGTCGGTGACCTCGAGGCGCACGGCCAGGCTCTCGTAGAGGTGGCAGTAATGGTGGTGCAGGTTACAGGTGTACAGCCCCTCGTCTGTCTCCTCCACCGCTACGGACCGGACCCGGGGAACCCAGCGATGAGCTCCGCGGCCTCGCCCGCGCCcccgcagccccgcccccgctcGGTCCCTCGGGCCGTACCGCGGATGAGCAGCGAGAAGTTGCCGTCCTGGAAGGCGGAGGGGGTCAGCAGCAGGCGGCCGCTGTCGCGCGGCTCGTACACGCGCTGCTCGCCCGCCGAGTACATGTCCACGAGTCGGCGCGCGGGGCCGCCGGCCGGGCCGCCGCTGAGGTCCCAGTGGACCACGCGCTGGCGGTCGTGCAGCCGGTCTTGCGTCCACACCATGCGCGGGCTCTGACAGCGCAGCACCGCACGGGCGCCGGCTGCCCAGCTCACTGCAGACTCGGACACCACGGAGCTGCCAGGGGTCGCGGGCCCGGCTGGCCCTGGTGGAGAGGGGAAGTGACCGCGGGAGGGGTGAGACCCAAGGGGACAGGTACAGGGTGGGGCTAGCAAGGGTTCCCAGGGGAGGGTGGTCACTAACCTGAGGACAGAAGGACAGAAGAGCCTGGAAGGAGAGGAAGCAAGAGTCATACTGGGGAGGGGTCACCCACCCGAACCGGCCCCCACTTGGCTCCCTGGGCCCCTTCGATAGTCCTCGCTGAGGTCGGTGCTAAGGACACCCTCTTAACAGGTGGGGGTAAATCCAGAGAAGCCAGGAGGGCAGAGGCGGGGgtctccttccccccacctctcccaggCCCCCGCTTAATCCTCATGGCCACCTGCCCAGGCTGCGGGTGAGTGGTGGGGCCAGGCCAGCTCTGGATGTGTGCCTGTCAGCAAGCGCCACATTCAGGAATGGCAGCCACCCTAACCATCACTGCAGCAAGGCCACAAGAGCACCAGCGCCTGACGCCTCGGGCTGGTTTGCGGGGCTTCTGCACGTGCATATCCGGTGTGGCACCTGCCCGGGGCCATGCCGCACAAGCCCTCCAGGGTCCTCAGACGGCTGGCGCCCCACCCAGCAGCCCCCTCGGCCTTCCCGAAGGGCAGAGGTCTGAAGCACGAGAAGGCTGGAAGTGCGGAGTGACCCCACCATCTGCCACCCCACACACCAAATTCCTGCTCCAGAGATGTGGCCGGGTGCCCAGCCGGATGGAGGAATGTGCCGGGTCAGCAGGCCAGCccggaaggggtggggtgggggggtgagctCAGGGGCCTGGGAGCAGACCCTGCGAGccccccctcagtcccccacccactcccctccTGACAACAGAGAAGCACAGGCCTGAGGGGCGTCCCAGAGAAGTGGGGGGCGCCAGGGACCCCAGGAGGAGCCCCCGCCttggcctccctccctgcccggcCCGTCTCCAGCGTCCAGTGAGGGGAAGTTCTGTGGGACCTGACCTGAGGCCTCACCACCTCCACGTCCTGGGAGCCTTCTCGTGGTGAGCAGCTCCCTCTGAGGCCCCCAGACCCACCCCTTCCCCGCtgaggcacccccccccccaaccctgggcTCGGGCTCAGACCCACCGGTGGCTCCTGCCCCCCGATCCCGCCCCCACACCCGAACTCACTCTGCAGAAGCACAAGTTTCCAGAGCAGGACCCGGGCCCGCAGCTCCATGGCGCCTGCCTGGCCCGCCTGGCCCGCCGGCGCTTTGTCTCACTCAGGCTCTAACTCTCCAGAAAAACagcccgccccccctccccctccccctccacagcACCCGCTGTGACATCACGGAGCAGACCGCCCCCCTCCGCTCCTGCCCGGCCCCTTGGCCTCCCCGCCTTCCCCCGGTCCTTGGTCCTTGGTCCTTGG is part of the Balaenoptera musculus isolate JJ_BM4_2016_0621 chromosome 1, mBalMus1.pri.v3, whole genome shotgun sequence genome and encodes:
- the MXRA8 gene encoding matrix remodeling-associated protein 8 isoform X1, whose protein sequence is MELRARVLLWKLVLLQSSSVLLSSGPAGPATPGSSVVSESAVSWAAGARAVLRCQSPRMVWTQDRLHDRQRVVHWDLSGGPAGGPARRLVDMYSAGEQRVYEPRDSGRLLLTPSAFQDGNFSLLIRAVEETDEGLYTCNLHHHYCHLYESLAVRLEVTDDPWAAGAHWDGEKEVLAVERGAPALLTCVNRAHVWTDRHLEEAQQVVHWDRQPPGVPHDRADRLLDLYASGERRAYGPPFLRERVAVGADAFARGDFSLRIDPLEPADEGTYSCHLHHHYCGLHERRVFHLKVTEPAARPPPRDSPGNGSSHSGAPGPGAGDPTLTRGRSVINVIVPEGRAHFFQQLGYVLATLLLFILLLITVILATRQRRRGGYEYSDKKSKSKGKDVNMVEFAAAARDQALYRREDIRLGYKNNLLKERVELSHSPLPAKSIDLDKAEGQRADTRLSPWLPEFRKEYCK
- the MXRA8 gene encoding matrix remodeling-associated protein 8 isoform X2, which produces MELRARVLLWKLVLLQSSSVLLSSGPAGPATPGSSVVSESAVSWAAGARAVLRCQSPRMVWTQDRLHDRQRVVHWDLSGGPAGGPARRLVDMYSAGEQRVYEPRDSGRLLLTPSAFQDGNFSLLIRAVEETDEGLYTCNLHHHYCHLYESLAVRLEVTDDPWAAGAHWDGEKEVLAVERGAPALLTCVNRAHVWTDRHLEEAQQVVHWDRQPPGVPHDRADRLLDLYASGERRAYGPPFLRERVAVGADAFARGDFSLRIDPLEPADEGTYSCHLHHHYCGLHERRVFHLKVTEPAARPPPRDSPGNGSSHSGAPGPGAGDPTLTRGRSVINVIVPEGRAHFFQQLGYVLATLLLFILLLITVILATRQRRRGGYEYSDKKSKSKGKDVNMVEFAAAARDQALYRREDIRLGYKNNLLKERVELSHSPLPAKSIDLDKEGQRADTRLSPWLPEFRKEYCK
- the MXRA8 gene encoding matrix remodeling-associated protein 8 isoform X3 — its product is MELRARVLLWKLVLLQSSSVLLSSGPAGPATPGSSVVSESAVSWAAGARAVLRCQSPRMVWTQDRLHDRQRVVHWDLSGGPAGGPARRLVDMYSAGEQRVYEPRDSGRLLLTPSAFQDGNFSLLIRAVEETDEGLYTCNLHHHYCHLYESLAVRLEVTDDPWAAGAHWDGEKEVLAVERGAPALLTCVNRAHVWTDRHLEEAQQVVHWDRQPPGVPHDRADRLLDLYASGERRAYGPPFLRERVAVGADAFARGDFSLRIDPLEPADEGTYSCHLHHHYCGLHERRVFHLKVTEPAARPPPRDSPGNGSSHSGAPGPGAGDPTLTRGRSVINVIVPEGRAHFFQQLGYVLATLLLFILLLITVILATRQRRRGGYEYSDKKSKSKGKDVNMVEFAAAARDQALYRREDIRLGYKNNLLKERVELSHSPLPAKSIDLDKEFRKEYCK